The genomic interval CTCCTGCTCCAGGGCCGCCTGGCCCACCAGGCCCTCGCCCAGCTGGAAGCGGTTGCTCAGGCCCTTGCGTTCACGGTAGGCGTAGCTGGCCTGCAGGCGCAGCGTGGGCGGGCTGGTGTCCTCGTCCATGGTGTAGAACACGCCGTGGCGGGCGCGGACCAGCGGCGCGAGTTCGTTCAGGATCAGGCGGCTGACGCTCAGCAGGTCCCGCTGGCCTTGCAGCATGCGCGTGAACTTGGCCAGGTTGGTCTTCAGCCAGTCCTGTTCCATGTTCTTCTCGGTGGTCTCGCGCAGATTCACGATCATCTCGTTGATGTTGTTCTTCAGCGCGTCCACCTCCCCACTGGCTTCCACGGAGATGGACCGGGTCAGGTCGCCCTTCGTCACGGCGGTTGCCACCTCGGCAATGGCGCGCACCTGCGTGGTGAGGTTCGCCGCGAGGCTGTTCACGTTGTCCGTCAGGTCCTTCCAGGTGCCGCTGGCGCCCGGCACGTTCGCCTGACCGCCGAGTTTCCCTTCGGTGCCCACCTCGCGCGCCACGGTCGTGACCTGCTGCGCGAAGGTCGCCAGGGTATCGGTCATGGAGTTGATGGTCTCGGTCAGGGCGGCGATCTCGCCGCGGGCGTTGACGTTCAGTTTCTTGTTCAGGTCCCCGCCGGCGACAGCGGTCACGACCCGGGCAATGCCGCGCACCTGGTCGGTGAGGTTGTTCGCCATGAAGTTCACGTTCTCGGTCAGGTCCTTCCAGGTGCCGCCCACCCCGGCCACCTGCGCCTGACCGCCGAGTTTCCCTTCGGTGCCCACCTCGCGCGCCACGCGGGTGACCTCACTTGCGAAGGCGTTGAGCTGGTCGACCATCGTGTTGATGGTGTTCTTCAGTTCCAGGATCTCACCTTTGACGTCCACGGTGATCTTCTTGCTCAGGTCGCCGTTCGCCACGGCCGTCGTGACGAAGGCAATGTTGCGCACCTGATCGGTGAGGTTGTTCGCCATCGAGTTCACGTTGTCGGTGAGGTCCTTCCAGGTGCCCCCGACGCCGCGCACATCCGCCTGACCGCCCAGGCGGCCCTCGGTGCCCACCTCGCGCGCCACGCGGGTGACCTCACTCGCGAAGGCGTTGAGCTGATCGACCATCGTGTTGATGGTGTTTTTCAGGTCCAGGATCTCACCGCGCGCGTCCACGGTGATCTTGCGGCTCAGGTCCCCCTTCGCCACGGCCGTCGTGACGTCCGCGATGTTGCGCACCTGTCCCGTCAGGTTGTTCGCCATCGAGTTCACGTTCTCGGTCAGGTCCTTCCAGGTGCCGCCCACCCCGGCCACCTGCGCCTGACCGCCGAGTTTCCCTTCGGTGCCCACCTCGCGCGCCACGCGCGTGACCTCACTTGCGAAGGCGTTGAGCTGGTCGACCATTGTGTTGATGGTGTTCTTCAGGTCCAGGATCTCACCGCGCGCGTCCACGGTGATCTTGCGGCTCAGGTCCCCGTTCGCCACGGCCGTCGTGACGTCCGCGATGTTGCGCACCTGTCCCGTCAGGTTGTTCGCCATCGAGTTCACGTTCTCGGTCAGGTCCTTCCAGGTGCCGCCCACCCCGGCCACCTGCGCCTGACCGCCGAGTTTTCCTTCGGTGCCCACCTCGCGCGCCACGCGGGTGACCTCACTCGCGAAGGCGTTGAGCTGGTCGACCATCGTGTTGATGGTGTTTTTCAGGTCCAGAATCTCGCCGCGCGCGTCCACGGTGATCTTGCGGCTCAGGTCCCCGTTCGCCACAGCCGTCGTGACGTCCGCGATGTTGCGCACCTGTCCCGTCAGGTTGTTCGCCATCGAGTTCACGTTCTCGGTGAGGTCGCGCCACACGCCCCCGACACCCTCCACGTTCGCCTGACCGCCGAGTTTTCCTTCGGTGCCCACCTCGCGCGCCACGCGCGTGACCTCGCTCGAGAAGGCGTTGAGCTGGCCCACCATGGTGTTCAGGGTGGTCACGATCTGCATGAACTGCCCCTGCATCGGGCGGCCATTCACCTCGGTCGCCATGGTCTGCGACAGGTCCCCGTGGGCGACGGCCGTGACCACGCGGGTCATCTCGCTGGTGGGCCACACGAGGTCGTCCACGAGGTCGTTCACGTTTTCAATCAGGGCCGCCCAGCTGCCGGTGGTGGTGCCCATCGGAATGCGCTGCTTGGTGTTCCCGTCCTTCCCGACCGTGCGCCCGACGCGGGCCACGTCCTGCGCGATCCGCTGACTTTCCTGCACGATCTCATTGAATGACTCTGCCACCCGCCCGGCCACGCCGTCCCAGGTGACCGGCAGCCGCACGTCGAAATCCCCACGCCGGTAGGCGTTCAGGGCCTGCAGGACCGCGTGAGCGTCCAGCGGTTCAGAGGGAACAGCCGTCACGGTCGGCGCTCCCGGACAACGTCATGAAGTGAAGGCATGCGCGCATCAGCATAGCGACCGACCCTCAAGATTGGTATCGGAAACTCCGCGCCCTCGCCGCCGTGCCCGCCCCAAACCGCGTGCGGGCCTGTCGCCAGGGCACCCGTGCGGCGCCTGGTCCCTCTACAGTGAGGGGCATGACCCCCTTTCAGGAGAACCTCGCGCGGTACGCCGAGCTGCTCGTCCGGACCGGCGTGAACCTGCCCCACGGCGGCAAGGTGCGCATCGTGGCGCCTGTCGAAGCGACCGAACTTACCCGTCTGGTCGTGCGCGCCGCGTACCGCGCCGGCGCCGCGGACGTGCGCGTCACGTACAGCGACCCGCACCTTGACCTCGCGCTGTTCGAGGATGGCAGCGACGACGCTGTGAACTTCCTGCCCGGCTGGCACGCCCGGGAGCGCGAGGCCATGGTGGAGGACGGGTACGCGTCCATCGCTATCGTCGGTGAGGACCCGGCGCTGCTGGCTGGCGTGAATCCCACGCGGGTCGCGGCACGCAGCAAACTCGCGGCGCAGGCCATGCGGCGCGTCAGTGCGGCCACCGGCAGCTTCCAGGTGAACTGGACGGTGGCTGCCATGGCGACCCCCGCGTGGGCGGCGCGCGTCTACCCGGACCTGCCGGCCGATGAGGCGGTCACGCGGTTGTGGCAGGACATCTTCACCGTTACGCGCGCCGATCAGCCTGACCCGGTCGCCGCGTGGGCCGAGCACCTCGCGCGCCTGGAACGGCTGACGGCGTTCCTGAACGCCAGACAGTACGCCGCCGTGCACCTGCGCAGCGAACTGGGGACGGATCTCCTGGTGGGTCTCGCGGAGCGGCACGTGTGGCAGGGCGGCGCGGAAACCGCGCGCAACGGCGTGCGCGGTGTCCCGAACCTGCCCACCGACGAGGTGTTCACCGCCCCGCACCGCGACCGCGTGGACGGTTGGGCCGTTGCGAGCAAACCGCTCAGCGCGCGGGGCCAGCTGATCGAAGGCATCCGTGTTCGCTTTGAGGGCGGCCGGGCGGTGGAGCTTCACGCGCAGCGCGGCGAGGACACCCTGCGGCAGCTGATCGGCACGGATGAGGGCGCCGCGCATCTGGGTGAGGTGGCGCTGGTGCCCGCCTCCGCGCCGGTCGCCCAGACCGGCACGCTGTTCCTGAACACCCTGTTCGACGAGAACGCCGCGTCGCACATCGCCCTGGGCCGCTGCTACCCCACCAACGTGCAGGGCGGCACCGACCCCGAGGTGCTGCGCGCCGCGGGCGGCAACGGGGACAGCCTGATTCACGTGGACTGGATGATCGGAACGCCCGGCACCGATGTCGACGGCGTCACCGCGGACGGCGCCCGCGAGCCCCTGATGCGCGCCGGCGAGTGGGTGGTGGGCTCCCCGTCAATCCGGCAGCAATGAGAAGGGGGCACACAGATCTGTGTGCCCCTCTCCCGGGTTCCGTACGCCTCGTGCCCGGAAAGCCGGGTGACGCTAGGCGCAAGGCCTGGCGCGCGGCGACGGTCTCGCCGTGGCCGTGCTTACAGCGCGAGGATCTTGCTGAAGTCGCCGCTGAGGCCGTCGGGGAAGAAGCCGCCCTTGGTGGCGTTCACACCCAGGAACACGATGTTCCCGACCTGACGCGGCGTGCGGCTGTACGCGATTGCGTTGGAGTCGGCCAGGACGATGTTCGCCATGCCGTTGGCGTCCAGGATGCCCTGGTCGGTGTCCAGTGGGCCGTCGACGCTGTCGCGCAGGTTGCTGATGGCCTGCACCACGTCACTGACCTTCAGGGACGCCGTGACCTGCGTGTCGCGCTGCTGGTACAGCAGGGTGCGGATCATGCCGGCGTGGTACGCCTCGACGGCCAGGATGCCTGCCGCGTTCTCCAGGTTCCCGCCGGCCGAGTCGTCGCTGAGGAGACGTGCGGCGCCCTTGTACGCGGTGACGCCCACGTCCTCGAAGACAAACGCGCCGTGCAGGAAGAACAGGTCGTTGGCGAACGGGTTGAAGTTGGCGATTGCTCCGCCGGACGCGGCTTTGCCGGCCGCGACGAAGGCCGGGCCGAGGTCCAGCGTGGGCTGCGCCACGGCGCTGAGGCCCAGCACCTTGCGGATGACCCGCACGTGGGCGAGCTCGTCGGTGGCGATCTCGTTGGCATAGGCGCGGACGTCGGCGGAAGCGAACTTCACGCCGTCACCGTTGCGACCGGTGAAGCCGGCGGGGAGGATCACCTTGCTGCTGTCGCCGCCTGCGGCGTCCAGCTCCTGGAGGCGACCCGTGGCGGCGAGGTAGAACGCCGCTTCCAGGTACTCCAGGTTCAGCGCGAAGTTGAAGATGGTCCCGTCGAGGTTGGGTTTGGGGACGCTCATGGCGGGCGCGCAGCTGGCGAGCAGGGTGGTGGCGCCAACGGCACCAGCGGTACCCAGGAAACGGCGGCGGTTGATGGTGTTGCTCATGGTGATCCCTCCAGGTGAATGAGAGCGAGGTGCGGCGGGCCGAACGAGGACACTCCTCCGGTTGGGGGCCACGCCCGCCGGTCCGGTCTGATGTCACTCTGACCAGCCATATGCCGTGGCCGCTCAACTGGATCACCGGATCACAAAGGATGAAGATCACATGAACATCCGGTGTGTGGGCGGCCCGGCGCGGCCGGGTCAGCGCGTCTGCCTGCCCCTTCTCCCCGCCGCCTCGCAGTCCGGACTTCGCCGGTCACCTGCCGGGCTGGACCGACGCGCCCAGCGCACAACGAGCAGAGATCGGGCCGCGGCCCGCTCTCTGCTGAGGCTGAAGCTGGGGTTACTTCACCAGACCGAGTTTACGAACCTCGTCGCGTTCCTCTTCCAGTTCCCGGGCGGTGGCGTCCATCTTGCCGCGGCTGAAGTCGCTGACCTCCAGGCCCTGCACAATCTCATACTGACCGCCGCTGCACTTCACGGGGAACCCGTAGATCAGTCCCTCGGGAATGCCGTAGCTGCCGTCGCTGGGGATCCCCATGCTGACCCATTCACCTTCGGCGGTGCCGAGCGCCCAGTCACGCATGTGGTCGATGGCGGCGCTCGCGGCACTCGCGGCGCTGCTCAGCCCGCGCGCTTCGATGATGGCGGCGCCGCGCTTGGCGACGGTGGAAATGTACTGCTGCTCGTACCACTCGCGGTCCACCTGG from Deinococcus taeanensis carries:
- a CDS encoding aminopeptidase encodes the protein MTPFQENLARYAELLVRTGVNLPHGGKVRIVAPVEATELTRLVVRAAYRAGAADVRVTYSDPHLDLALFEDGSDDAVNFLPGWHAREREAMVEDGYASIAIVGEDPALLAGVNPTRVAARSKLAAQAMRRVSAATGSFQVNWTVAAMATPAWAARVYPDLPADEAVTRLWQDIFTVTRADQPDPVAAWAEHLARLERLTAFLNARQYAAVHLRSELGTDLLVGLAERHVWQGGAETARNGVRGVPNLPTDEVFTAPHRDRVDGWAVASKPLSARGQLIEGIRVRFEGGRAVELHAQRGEDTLRQLIGTDEGAAHLGEVALVPASAPVAQTGTLFLNTLFDENAASHIALGRCYPTNVQGGTDPEVLRAAGGNGDSLIHVDWMIGTPGTDVDGVTADGAREPLMRAGEWVVGSPSIRQQ
- a CDS encoding ferritin-like domain-containing protein, with product MSNTINRRRFLGTAGAVGATTLLASCAPAMSVPKPNLDGTIFNFALNLEYLEAAFYLAATGRLQELDAAGGDSSKVILPAGFTGRNGDGVKFASADVRAYANEIATDELAHVRVIRKVLGLSAVAQPTLDLGPAFVAAGKAASGGAIANFNPFANDLFFLHGAFVFEDVGVTAYKGAARLLSDDSAGGNLENAAGILAVEAYHAGMIRTLLYQQRDTQVTASLKVSDVVQAISNLRDSVDGPLDTDQGILDANGMANIVLADSNAIAYSRTPRQVGNIVFLGVNATKGGFFPDGLSGDFSKILAL